The proteins below come from a single Rosa rugosa chromosome 2, drRosRugo1.1, whole genome shotgun sequence genomic window:
- the LOC133728218 gene encoding probable 2-oxoglutarate-dependent dioxygenase AOP1.2: protein MKYSSPPSGEYMQGLHAHADKVLSTIICDDQVSGLEFQTKDGQWIKFSLSPNSFVFIVGDPLMAWSNGRMHPVNHRVMMCGENERYYLGAFAVPVEGTIIKAPKELVDEEHPQILKDFDYMEFSDFSYSAEGILIDSATQVFVFSGIST, encoded by the exons ATGAAATACAGCTCACCTCCATCTGGGGAGTACATGCAGGGGCTCCATGCTCACGCTGACAAAGTATTAAGCACAATCATTTGTGATGATCAAGTTTCAGGACTTGAATTTCAAACCAAGGATGGACAATGGATCAAGTTTTCTCTATCTCCTAACTCCTTTGTATTTATTGTTGGAGATCCTCTTATG GCATGGAGCAATGGGAGAATGCATCCAGTGAATCATCGAGTGATGATGTGTGGAGAAAACGAAAGATATTATTTAGGAGCATTTGCAGTTCCAGTAGAGGGTACCATCATCAAGGCACCAAAGGAGTTGGTAGATGAAGAACATCCCCAAATTCTCAAGGACTTTGACTATATGGAATTTTCTGATTTCTCCTACTCAGCCGAAGGAATTCTCATAGACTCAGCAACACAAGTGTTTGTATTTTCTGGAATTAGCACTTGA